From the genome of Gorilla gorilla gorilla isolate KB3781 chromosome 4, NHGRI_mGorGor1-v2.1_pri, whole genome shotgun sequence, one region includes:
- the RPRML gene encoding reprimo-like protein, giving the protein MNATFLNHSGLEEVDGVGGDAGAALGNRTHGLGTWLGCCPGGAPLAASDGVPAGLAPDERSLWVSRVAQIAVLCVLSLTVVFGVFFLGCNLLIKSESMINFLVQERRPSKDVGAAILGLY; this is encoded by the coding sequence ATGAACGCGACCTTCCTGAACCACAGCGGCTTGGAGGAGGTGGACGGCGTGGGCGGCGACGCCGGGGCCGCCCTGGGAAACCGCACCCACGGGCTGGGCACGTGGCTGGGCTGCTGTCCCGGGGGCGCACCGCTGGCCGCCAGCGACGGGGTCCCCGCGGGGCTGGCACCCGACGAGCGCAGCCTGTGGGTGTCGCGGGTGGCGCAGATCGCCGTGCTCTGCGTGCTGTCGCTTACCGTGGTCTTCGGCGTCTTCTTCCTGGGCTGCAACCTGCTCATCAAGTCCGAGAGCATGATCAACTTTCTGGTGCAGGAGCGCCGGCCCTCCAAGGACGTGGGCGCAGCCATCCTGGGGCTGTACTGA